The proteins below come from a single Asterias rubens chromosome 9, eAstRub1.3, whole genome shotgun sequence genomic window:
- the LOC117294292 gene encoding metabotropic glutamate receptor-like, which translates to MTYAPTLLKVNRIHRIFKAAKKSTRPPRMIRPKDQIIMSAILMTIQVVIVIVSALAGDLSHPQRLMPDKMSKYVEIYCQFGNGFIASCVYNLLLILACCFYAFKTRKVPSNYNESKFIAVSVYSTLVLCLAAVPVYTTAVAVIQKVATLCMALILNAYLTLVCVYLPKLYAVCFVKNIDILKCSSMMTKESVFKIRDLPGSVETKTVPSVII; encoded by the exons ATGACGTATGCTCCAACCTTACTCAAGGTAAATCGAATCCATCGGATCTTCAAAGCCGCCAAGAAGTCCACAAGACCTCCTCGTATGATCCGCCCAAAGGATCAAATCATTATGTCCGCCATTCTCATGACGATTCAG GTTGTGATCGTGATTGTGTCTGCTCTGGCAGGAGACTTAAGCCATCCACAGCGACTCATGCCCGACAAAATGAGCAAGTACGTGGAGATTTACTGTCAGTTCGGGAACGGTTTCATTGCCTCGTGCGTGTACAACCTGCTCCTGATCTTGGCTTGTTGCTTCTATGCCTTTAAGACCCGCAAGGTACCCAGTAACTACAATGAGTCCAAGTTCATTGCCGTCAGCGTCTACTCCACGCTGGTATTGTGCTTGGCCGCTGTACCCGTCTACACTACGGCAGTTGCAGTCATACAGAAGGTGGCGACGCTGTGTATGGCGCTGATTCTTAATGCTTACCTGACGTTGGTCTGCGTCTACTTGCCCAAGCTCTACGCTGTATGTTTCGTTAAGAACATTGATATACTGAAGTGCAGTAGTATGATGACTAAAGAGTCTGTCTTTAAGATTCGTGATTTACCTGGGTCTGTGGAAACTAAGACAGTTCCATCGGTGATCATTTAA
- the LOC117294294 gene encoding metabotropic glutamate receptor 2-like, translating into MMMVVSGIFLLTSLILQVSFSFSAKWMNYTQDGDIILAGMVPFEYEPTCTGEMGIYSIQIVETFTFSISEVNQRQDLLPNITLGFDIRDTCNNEDVTLSLVLSLMSRYSTADTIYEIPSCDPGPNLNGQLLGIVGTSKSATSMVAAQATNLYGIPMVSYSATSVELSNKNRFPFFLRTVPSDKFQAQAIIDILARFKWVYVGLIYSLDTYGIRGTQEILALAEKAGICIAFSESIRDINTTPSYIKAVAKKITAFPKVKVLVMFGGFAGMNLVLQEFHTTHTKETRILICSDAFDTSAINNDFAGMIQGSLKIKLNYYEIPDIKSHFSQLTSQSRVSPWFLAYFESWLKNNNCSDITLCPIPFSGTNMPIYMSVYAFAHAFDDMLRSRCPQMTKECLAIVRNVTGNDVTPYLFNVKFNGPTGTFKFNQDGDSDGAYIINALTVDSNGFAWHERRNAAGNAVNVTRMSLWMVTSALRVHHFSGRPLILHHVKLFQQL; encoded by the exons ATGATGATGGTTGTTTCTGGTATCTTCCTCCTGACCAGTCTCATCCTACAAGTCTCATTTTCTTTCTCAGCCAAATGGATGAATTATACCCAAGACGGTGATATCATTCTCGCTGGAATGGTACCGTTTGAATATGAGCCGACTTGTACAGGAGAGATGGGGATATATTCCATACAGATTGTTGAAACTTTTACCTTTTCAATCAGCGAAGTAAACCAGCGCCAAGACCTACTGCCAAATATCACTTTAGGTTTCGATATCAGAGATACCTGTAACAATGAAGATGTGACATTGTCATTAGTGCTTTCTCTAATGAGTCGCTACTCAACTGCCGACACAATCTACGAGATACCAAGCTGCGACCCAGGACCTAACCTCAACGGTCAACTGCTCGGTATTGTCGGTACATCGAAGAGTGCTACGAGCATGGTCGCCGCTCAAGCTACCAATCTGTACGGTATCCCAATGGTGTCCTACTCCGCTACGAGTGTAGAACTAAGTAATAAGAACCGATTCCCGTTCTTCTTACGAACTGTACCATCAGACAAGTTTCAAGCCCAGGCCATTATTGACATCTTGGCTCGTTTTAAGTGGGTTTATGTTGGTTTAATATACTCCTTGGACACTTACGGAATTCGAGGAACACAGGAGATCTTGGCATTGGCGGAGAAAGCTGGCATTTGTATCGCCTTTTCGGAATCGATTCGAGATATTAATACCACACCTTCTTATATTAAGGCAGTTGCTAAGAAGATCACAGCATTCCCAAAGGTGAAAGTGTTGGTGATGTTCGGTGGATTTGCTGGAATGAACTTGGTCTTGCAGGAGTTTCACACTACCCATACTAAAGAAACACGGATCCTGATTTGCAGCGATGCTTTCGATACGTCAGCCATCAACAACGACTTTGCAGGTATGATCCAAGGGAGTctgaaaataaaactgaactaTTACGAAATCCCTGACATTAAATCTCATTTCAGTCAACTGACGAGCCAGAGTCGAGTCAGTCCATGGTTTCTTGCGTATTTTGAATCCTGGTTGAAGAACAACAACTGCTCAGATATTACCTTGTGCCCAATTCCTTTCTCGGGAACCAATATGCCGATTTACATGTCTGTATATGCGTTTGCTCACGCGTTTGACGATATGCTGAGATCAAGATGTCCACAAATGACAAAGGAATGTCTGGCCATAGTACGTAATGTCACTGGTAATGACGTCACACCATATCTCTTCAATGTCAAGTTTAATGGACCAACTGGGACCTTTAAGTTCAATCAAGATGGCGACTCGGACGGAGCATACATCATTAATGCTCTAACGGTAGACTCAAACGGATTCGCATGGCACGAA AGGAGAAATGCTGCTGGGAATGCAGTCAATGTGACCCGTATGAGTTTGTGGATGGTGACATCTGCTCTCCGTGTCCATCACTTCTCTGGCCGACCACTGATTTTACATCATGTGAAATTATTCCAGCAACTATGA